acacacactaacacaccaccacccaaataatacctgctctgtagtggtcctggaagagttacctgaccattaaaggacattataaaagggggctaacaaagcatgcagagaaacagatggactacagtcagtaattgtagaactacaaagtgcttttatatggtaagtggagctgataaaatggacagtgagtgtagaaacaaggaggtggttttaatgttatggttgatcggtgtatatccacATCAACAAAACAATGGCTTCACCAGAAAAAGATCAAAGTTTTGAAATGgagagggctgtgcacaggagATGACAGATTTAGAATGCTTTTGTAAGGAAGAGTGGGCAAAGGTTGCCAAGTCAAAATGTGCCATGCTAATAAACTCCTACCCCAAAAAAGACTGAATGCTgtcaaaaaattaaaaaacttaaacccaattgagcatctttGGTACCACCTCGATGGTCGTGTTCACTCTTTGGATCCTCCACCacacaccctccagcagctgtgggatgcactgcagtcagcatggctccagatacctgtgacaacctaccaggaccttactgagtcacaCCCAGCCCATCTAGCTGCTATCCATGCTGCACACGGCgattactctggatattagctggtggtcataataatgtgactcgactgtgtagtatgtagtaaaTGGATTCTGCTTAGAATCTCTCACACGACAGTTACTATGAATTTAACACTTATAGGCAGTGAGGGCAATTTAATATGTTCACCCAGTTACTAGCCCTGGTGTTGTAATTCACACCAAGCAGAGCACTGACAACTTTTTTACTAGCACAGTAAAACATGTAGCActattccttttattatttaaaggtttttttcatTATCATTTTCATAAATTAACTACTTATTTTTATGCTTATTTCACTGTGTATGTGCTAATGATTCTCCCTAAATATATTTCAGGCATTGTGCCTTCTTCTGTGGTCCTGACTGGATTTCAGGTGATGTCACGGGTGTTCCTTACATGGGCCGTTACACACAGTGTTAGAGAAGTAAGTGCCATGTTTCCTCTTACATTTAAATCCAAATAATGCAGGGTAAACTATTATAATGCTTCAGTACAGTAATGAACAGATCCGGTTTCAGAGGGCTATAGTCTAATACAACTTAATtaactaaaatacatttacataccATTCCTTGGTTTCTGCATTTAGCACAtgctactgtgacagtatattgtctaagcaattaagggttaagggccttgctcaagggcccaacactggcaacctggcaggaGTGGGGCTTGACCatgcgaccttttgattactagtccagtaccttaactactaggctacaaccccCCCAATTATCATGTTTACTTGTGCACCAATGCTCTAGTACATATATAAAAAGCATGTTTTAATAAGTTCAGTCAGTTGTTGTTGACTACAACACACCTGGTAATTATAAACGATACAACCCCGaatcagtaaaagttgggacagtatggaaaatgcaaataataataatataaaaacacagtttcttacatttactttgacttttatttgtttgcagacaggatgaacctgagatacttcatgttttgtctgctcaacttcatttcactcattaataaacatccattcctgcattttagacaagcaacacattccaaaaaaagttgggacggtaaagcatttaccactttgtaatgttgctattccttttcaccacacttaaaagacattttttatatcagctattgttgagtggcggttcttgatgcagtgccgtttgagggattgaagatcacgggcgttcagcttaagcttgaacgattccttgaatcatttaatgatattatgcactgtagagggagaaatatgtaaatcccttccaaactttctttgaggtacattgtttttaaacattttaataatttatatcacgcatttgttgataaactggagatcctctggtcatctttgctcatcatagactcagcctttcctggatgctgcttttgtaccaaaccatgattacaatcacctgttgacatcacctgtttataatcacgtcattatttatgttttttcacctccttactagccctaaattgccccgtcccaacgtTTTTTTGGAattgaggtatattaacaaatgaaatgaagttgacctgacaacatgaaatatctcgggtttaaactgtctgcaatcaaataaaagtcaaagtaaatgtaaggagcactgcatttttattttatttgtatttttcacactgttccaactttttctgatttggggttgtatttctaGCATTTAGTTTAAGAAAATGTGTCAGTTTTTGTAATATATGCCATACATTTGCTGTAATGTGTTAATTgatttgattgattactttattgatccttgaagggaaattgcagtgttacagcagcaattcacAAAAATCACAAGCATCACATAAAACACGTAAATGTAGTgcaaggaaataaaataaaaaataaaatgtaatgtagtgaaatgaaatgtaatttaaaaataagataTAAGAACATATAAcaagaataaaaaaactgaaGAGGTAGGCCTAAAAAGGTGCAGTAGACAATAGACATTATTTGTGCAATTGTTtgctgtgcaaataaaacagtaccaTTATAAATGTGCATATCAAATAGTACAATTTTCAAGATTTTTAGTCTTACATGTGTACTATAGGCTCTGCGCCCTCTTCTTCACCAGTGAGAGTCATTATAGACTGCCACCGCAGTGGGCAGAAGTGACTTTCTGATGTTAAAACACATGTTAAGACACAGGCTGTTAgtttgggcggcacggtagctaagtgggtagcactgtttcctcacagcaagaaggtcctgtgttcgatccccaggtggggtggtccaggtcctttctgtgtggagtttgcatgttctccccgtgtccgctttggtttactccgggtgttccggtttcctcccacagtccaaagacgtgcaagtgaggtgatttggagatactaaattgtccatgactgcgtttgatataaccttgtgaacggatgaatcttgtgtaatgagtaactattgttcctgtcatgaatgtaaccaaagtgtaaaacatgacgttaaaatcctaacaaacaaacaattctctagttttattttgtttttatttactcttATGATACAGAAACTCTGGTTTTATAATTATGTTTTCATGGTTAGTTTTGCTTCTAAacttttaatatattgttttatGAATCCAATCATAAAAATCcaatccgactgggctgggagcctacatgaacaatgattggctgttgttcatacagggagggagccggatagggactcctcataactgatgcaattacgacctctgctggctggttgatggctcctgcacagagttgagggataatacattgatcagggtgtggctctccgtacacaaaactgatccacatatgaactcgcctcgtgcaggtgaaaagatgcagtcggctactgcacacgtgtcggagggggcgtgtgtcagtctcgttcTCTTCAaccagagcggggatcggcaacaggagagaggaagcataatgcaattgggtaattggatacgctaaaagtcgggagaaaaagggaagaaaatgcataaaaacaaaaatatatattaaaaataactcAATCGAACACTTTAGCTGTATTAATGCTCCTTGCCGTTTACATCATGCTTTATGTTTCTAAGTCCTCGATTGTATGTAAACCTAAAGATGTACATTAGTGGaatgtaattttgtttattagtcTACCTGTTTAGTTACTAGTTTTCCTTACTATAACAATTGTTGTTAAATCACATGACTGTCCCTAAGGCTTAGGTTTTCTTTGCTTACTCCAGAGAAAGACATCTGTGCTGAAGTGAACGACTGTAAGTTTGTTTTTGTAAGAAACCTGCTTAATAGCAACATGAAAAATAACACTTGTGTTATGAACTGGTTGAACTGAGATACTATCATGTCCATGATTGCTTATAATGTTGTCTTTGTTTGTAAAATAACATCATGAGGTATATTTTGTGTAAAACCAATATTAGAAAATGACAGAAAATGCTTTGGAGTGTTAATGGAATGCCCATGTTTTCGATGTAATCTGTCTTTGCTTGGTCTCACAGGGCCAGACTTTTACTCTGACGAGATTGAATTCTGCAGAATCTGTCGTTGATTTTGGCTAATATAAGCCAATGGTTGTGTAATAAAGATGGAACTTGAAGTGATGACAGAATACAAATGAGCTGCGTTCCAGAATACAAAAATCGCCTGCCTGATTAGTGTCCTTAGTGTCCCTACACATCATGTAGTTTATAGGATGCCAATTGGAATACAGCCAGAAAACTGACTTGAGAAAATTGTCAGCATATGTCTGTTAAGTGCAAAGTCGCTTCTCTCAAGTGAGAACAGTTCAGTTTAAACAGCATTATTGTTAATAGGATAAACTGCGTAGGCATGTAGCCATGTATAGAGAAAGCCATGTATAGAAAGTAAATGTACTAGAAGTTAATAATAGTGCATTGGAGCTAAACAGTGTGTTGTTACCCTCAAGAAAGaatgtaaaatacaacaatgaatTGAAACACCTCCAGTAAAATGGTCTAGAACAGGGTTTTTCAACCctgagccaaaaaaatgggttgaaaacattaataacattaaaaccacttccttgtttctacactcactatccattttatcagctccacttatcatacagaagcactttgtagttctacaattactgactgtggtccatctgtttctctgcatgcttttttaacctgcttttactctgttcttcaatggtcaggacccccacagaaccaccacagagcaggtattatttaggtggtggatcattctcagcactgcagtgacaatgacatggtggtggtgtgttagtgtgtgttgtgccggaatgagtggatcagactcggcagcgctgctggagtttttaaatacagtgtccactcactgtccactctattagacactcctacgtagttggttcaccttgtagatgtaaagtcagagacgatcgttcatctattgctgctgtttaagttgatcatcttctagaccttcatcagtggtcacaggacgctgcccacagggcgctgttggctggatatttttggttggtggactattctcagtccagcagtgacagtgaggtgttttaaaactccatcagcgctgctgtgtctgatccactcataccaccacaacatacaccgccaccatgtcagtgtcactgcagtgctgagaatgatccaccacctgctctgtagtggttctgggagagtcctgaccattaaagaacagcatgaaagggggctaacaaagcatgcagagaaacagatggactacagtcaataattgtagaactacaaagtgcttctatatggtaagtggagctgataaaatggacagtaagtgtagaaacaaggaggtggttttaatgttatgcctaattggtgtatatatatatatatggcagagctgagtttcgaaccgacgagttcaaaatgtcagctctggtgtgctagtgtgttttaccgctgcgccacctgagcagcaagtatattttgttttgtgtttcgttttgatgcattgtttgtgttgcctgggtcgtgtAAAAATCATGACtcaaaaaaagtttgagaaACCCTGGACTCGAATCTATTTCTGATATATTAATTTGTCAGTAATTTACTTGTTTACTTACTGAAGTTTAAGCAGATTTGCATGTCTTATGGATTCAAGCCTTCTGGTTTTTGGATGGGTTGTAGGAGACCTGTGGACGTAGCTAGGCCCGTTTTTTAGCACTGGATAAAGCCAAATTTTTTAATCACGTTCCCCAGACGCAAATCTCGTTAAGATATTGGCAGCTGGCCTTGTGAGACTCCTCTCTGCCTGATTTATTGGTTTCTCTAAATGCATCAAGATTAGTCAACATGTAGCTGCATGGTTCTGACTTAACATCTTCTGAAAAACAATTGTCGtgtttaaataaatcatatatttaatatcttttgtttctgttttttagGTCCAGAGTGAAGACAGTGTGCTTCTCTTTGTGGTGGCTTGGACCATCACAGAGATCATACGCTACTCATTCTACACCTTCAGCTTGCTTAACCACCTTCCCTATCTCATTAAATGGGCAAGGTGATTATTGTATTATTGCATTTCTTGTTAAGTGGTCTTGGTCTCAGTGAACAAGAACATAATTCTGAGACATAAGTGCATTATAGTGTATAATTATTGAATTACCCTGTCTGCAGATACACATTTTTCATTGTTCTTTACCCCATGGGAGTTTCTGGAGAACTTCTGACCATCTATGCTGCATTGCCTTATGTTCAGAAGACAGGCCTCTATTCAATCACTCTGCCCAACAAGTATAACTTCTCCTTCGACTACTATACCTTCCTTATCCTCACTATGATCTCATACATACCATGTAAGTTAATATattaacacacatatacacatatgtacaattggttctttatttatttatattagtaACCAATTGTTGGCCAGTTGGCAGCAGCCAGTTGCATACAGGAACTGGTTAAGAGCTTTAGAATGGGGTAGAAATTAGATCTGAGTGACTTTTAGCATTGCATGATTGTTATGCCTGGATGTAAGAAACATCCAGTGAGAGACAGTTcacattaaaaaatgccttgttgATGAGTGAGGTGACAGTAGAATGGTGAGACTTATTCAAGTCGACAAAAAGGCTTCAGTAATATTCAGTAATATAATGGATATGTAACACTTTTTCACATCAGGTTTCACTCCTATCAGCCATGAATAAAATGTGAGGCCGCATGGATTAGTTAGTGTGGGGCGGCtcgctgggtagcactgtcgcctcacggcaagaaggtcctgggttcgatccccaggcgggccggtctgggtcctttctgtatggagtttgcatgttctccttgtgtctgcgtggggttcctctgggagctccggtttcctcccacagtccaaaaacatacagtcaggttaattggagacactgaattgccctatatgtgaatgggtgtgtgtatgtgtgagtgtatgtgtctgccctgcgatggactggtgccctgtgcccattgaaaagctgggatagcacCAGCACCCCCAaccgcgaccctaactggataagcggttaagaaagtgagtgagtggattagTGGGATATGCAGATGCTATAGTCAGAATTGGGTGTAAATTTCACTTTCTTTACTTGACAGGAGTAAAAACAGATGTGGTCCTTTGCTACTGTTGTATTTACATGGTTATTTACATTGACAGCATTCCTGTTTGCTCAAACCAGTTTGCCAATTCTTATATGATCAACAAGGTGTTTCTGCCTGCAGAACTGGAGCTTTTTCACCATTCTGTGATTAGTCTAAAGATTGTTGTGCGTAAAAATTTCAAATGTTAAAATGTGTCCTAATTAAAATGTGATGACGTACTTGTTAGTGCCCAGCACAAACGTCATATGCCTAGTTCATacaacacaatttttgccctgattttcgctcgctgactggtcaccgctagatgtggcagctttGCGTTCGCTCtgggatcgaaactcggctctcgatcactatgtgaactgttcaacgactcgatccgagcggctgaagaaaaatatctagcatgttaaatatctggaccagttgGCGACTCAAAATCCTGCAGTGTGAAGGGTGTTGTGAGCAGGCTGCAAGCAgcagcgagtgctatgtcgaactacagccaatgaaaaCGCAGGATaaagggtgaggggaaacccgggggtggagtgtaaaaacgtgggacaggggcatattataatttctatcagaatacatgagcacacacacaagctttacaga
The Trichomycterus rosablanca isolate fTriRos1 chromosome 12, fTriRos1.hap1, whole genome shotgun sequence genome window above contains:
- the hacd2 gene encoding very-long-chain (3R)-3-hydroxyacyl-CoA dehydratase 2; this encodes MSAPAMGSSKTTFIDGSQKKKKGAGALATAYLVIYNVVMTAGWLVIAVGLVRAYLTRGSYHGLYYSIEKPLKFFQTGALLEILHCALGIVPSSVVLTGFQVMSRVFLTWAVTHSVREVQSEDSVLLFVVAWTITEIIRYSFYTFSLLNHLPYLIKWARYTFFIVLYPMGVSGELLTIYAALPYVQKTGLYSITLPNKYNFSFDYYTFLILTMISYIPLFPQLYFHMLRQRKKVLSHMGEYKVE